The Rhineura floridana isolate rRhiFlo1 chromosome 8, rRhiFlo1.hap2, whole genome shotgun sequence genome includes a region encoding these proteins:
- the CEP83 gene encoding centrosomal protein of 83 kDa isoform X3 — protein sequence MDTLPNVLSPVCGSGDVLSSQVEVQKLLNDERMRCEHHKTNYQTLKAEHTRLLNEYTKSQNEIKQLLREKQTVHDKFQALLAEFRDELLDKSREVEELKKQVLTPQKLENLQTDIRGSVEAPLRESLRKQEKETEKYRTEYNQLRYEHTVLKSAFEHKKEEDARILEENKLKYESEITRLGKDKEELHNQLLNIDPSRDNKRVEALLREKAQLVQKLKCFEAEVAELRAQRENSGMQAENVQRIQVRQLTEMQATMRSLEAEKQSLKLQLEHIEKELQMSSEQNALLTGKLHKAEREIGTLTTKVEELKHSHKLEITNIKLEAARARTEIERERNKIQSEVDGLHSDNEILKTTLEQHKVLLIEKDRELVRKVQAAREEGFQKLAVLQEEKLELEARLAELEKIKVEQDTQRQSEKDQYEEKLSAMQLTEESSRREIQNLSKSMIYSSKWLHFHSWRKTC from the exons ATGGACACTTTGCCGAATGTCCTTTCTCCAGTGTGTGGAAGTGGCGATGTTCTTAGCTCCCAAGTAGAAGTGCAAAAATTGTTAAATGATGAAAGGATGCGGTGTGAACACCATAAAACTAATTACCAAACCCTAAAAGCAGAACATACAAG GTTATTGAATGAATATACAAAATCGCAAAATGAGATCAAACAGCTGTTACGTGAAAAACAAACTGTTCATGATAAATTTCAGGCTCTACTTGCCGAATTCCGAGATGAATTATTGGATAAATCAAGAGAAGTAGAGGAGTTAAAGAAGCAG GTACTAACTCCACAGAAGCTGGAGAACCTTCAAACAGATATACGAGGTAGCGTAGAAGCACCTCTGAGAGAGAGCCTTCGTAAGCAAGAAAAA GAAACAGAAAAATATAGAACAGAATATAACCAACTTCGCTATGAACATACAGTCCTCAAATCAGCGTTTGAGCATAAGAAAGAAGAGGATGCCCGTATTTTAGAAGAGAACAAATTAAAATATGAATCTGAG ATAACAAGACTGGGAAAAGATAAAGAAGAATTGCATAATCAGCTGCTTAATATTGATCCTTCAAGAGATAATAAGCGTGTGGAAGCACTATTAAGAGAAAAGGCTCAGCTAGTCCAGAAATTAAAGTGTTTTGAAGCAGAAGTAGCAGAACTAAGAGCCCAGAGAGAGAATTCTGGTATGCAAGCAGAAAATGTTCAAAGGATACAGGTTCGACAGTTAACTGAGATGCAAGCTACAATGAGATCCCTAGAG GCTGAAAAACAATCACTTAAGCTGCAGCTTGAACACATTGAAAAAGAATTGCAGATGAGCAGTGAGCAAAATGCGCTGTTAACAGGCAAGCTGCATAAAGCTGAACGAGAAATTGGTACCTTGACTACTAAA GTTGAAGAACTTAAGCATTCACACAAGTTAGAAATAACAAACATCAAGCTGGAAGCGGCAAGAGCTAGGACTGAgatagaaagagaaagaaacaagATTCAAAGTGAAGTAGATG GGTTACACTCAGATAATGAAATACTTAAGACAACACTTGAGCAGCACAAAGTGCTTCTCATAGAAAAGGATCGTGAATTAGTACGCAAAGTACAAGCTGCAAGAGAAGAAGGCTTCCAAAAACTTGCAGTGTTACAGGAGGAAAA GTTAGAACTTGAGGCCAGATTAGCTGAACTAGAGAAAATCAAAGTGGAACAAGACACTCAGAGACAATCGGAAAAGGATCAATACGAGGAGAAGTTATCTGCTATGCAGTTGACAGAAGAATCCAGCAGAAGGGAAATCCAGAATCTTAG